Within Staphylococcus sp. NRL 16/872, the genomic segment TGATGATGAAATGGCAACTGACGAAGAAAAAGCACATTCAATCACTACGATATAGAATTTTGAAAAATAAAATTATTACATAAAGAAAGGATGATTGAGTTATGGATATTCAAACTACATTAGCTATAATTCTTTTTGGTTTATCTACAATGGGGTTAGTTGTGTATTACTTTTTAAGAAAATTAGATAAAAAAAATAAAGATAAATATCCAAAAAAGTTTAATGGTAAATTCTTTATGTATCATGTACCACGAGATGGAGAATATCTTTGTAAAAGATATTGGTTTTGGCAAATAGAAAAGAGAAAATTTTTAGAGGGAAAAATGAAAGAAGAACAAAAATCTAGAAATTTATCTGGAGGTATATATTCTCGAAGAGCTACTAAAAGAGATAGGAATAGAGCTGGAGAAAAAGGCAGAATTGTATTTTTAAGAGAACTTTTTATAAAGATAAATTAATTACGTTAGCCCAAGGCTAGCGTTTTTTATACTTTTGTCTCTATAGGAACTATAATGCTTAACTATCGTGGTCAGTATCTAAAATTCGTCACTGGTTAAGCAAAAATTTTAGGTTTGTTATTCTGAGTTTTGAATTTAACTCATATTAACATTTATTGTAAAAAGATGAGTTAATTAATATTTGAAATTAGGACCCGAAGGACTAGATAAAAAAACTATATAAAAGAGTATATTAGAGATTTCAAGGTATTTTTTTAAGATTTAGACTAGAAAATAAGTTCTCTTATTAAGAAACAGCTAATCATTCTAAAATTTCTAATCTAGCTATATTGGCTGTTTGACAACACAAATTTGATAAAGAAAGAATTTTTAGTTTAGATAATTCTTTAATAGAGAATTTCTTTGGGTTACTAAAACAAGAAATGTTTTATGGAAAAATATATGATAATTTCCAACAATTGGAAAGAGCAATACACGAATATATAAATTTTTATAATTATACTAGAATTAAAACAAAATACAAAGGTTTGTCTCCAACACAATATAGGAAACAACCTTTGAATAGTATATTAAACCAAACTGCAACTTTTGGGGTTCAGTACATACCACGCTCAGCATAAATAAAAAAGCTAATGTGTAAGAGATGAAACACTTCAACTCTACACATTAGCTTTTCTTCATTTAATCTTTCATACAACGTTCTTCTAATTATTTATTTTGTTCTGCGAAGGCTTTTGAGATGTCACGCAATTTTTCTGGTGCGTCATCCCAATTCATTGTTACTTCAGTGAAATGCATTTGATCTGGTGCATCATTAATTTCGTCAAACACACGTTTTAAGTCATTTGATGTTTTAACATCATGCACAGCCACGTTATCTCCACCAAACACTTTAGGTAACGCTTTGTAATCCCACATACGAATATCGTTGTAAGGCTCTTCCATACCATGGATTAAGCGTTCAACTGTGTAACCGTCGTTATTAATTACGAAGATAATGGGTTTAATGTCGTGGCGAATCATTGTTGATAATTCTTGAACCGTTAATTGTAATGAACCGTCGCCGATTAATAATACATTACGGCGTGATGCGTCGGCCATTTGCGTTCCTAATGTTGAAGGTAATGTGTAGCCGATTGAGCCCCATAATGGTTGTCCGATAAATGACATGTCTTTAGGTAATGCTAATTCGTATGATCCAAAGAATGATGTGCCTTGTTCAGCGAGTAAGATGTCATCGCCACCAATGAATTCTTGCATCATTTTGAAATATGTTTCTTGAGTTAATGCATCGTCAGATAATTCATAATTGCCTTCTTCTGCTTTTTTAAAAGTAGGGAACGTACCGTCATAGTGGTAATCTATATTATTTAAATCAGCTAGTAAATTAGGTAATGTCACATCTTCTTCAACAATATTGCCTAATTTAAAGTTGCGATGGTTAAGCATTATGACATCTTCAATATCAAAGTCATAAGCGAACCCTGCAGTTGCTGAGTCTGTTAATTTCGCTCCAATATTTAGAATCACATCACTATTATTCACGTAATCTTTAATGTCTTTGTCGGCAATTTTACCATCAAAGATGCCAATGTAGTGTTCATTTTCCTCATTAAAAGCACCTTTACCTAATGATAATTGAGCAACTGGAATATTAGTTTTATTTACGAATTGTTCTAATTCGTCATGTAAGTGGAAACTATTGATTTCATGACCTGTGATAATGACAGGTTGTTTTGCATGATTTAATTTATTAGCAACCATATCTACATAGCGACTTAAATCTTGTTTAGGTGTTAAAGCGACTTCATATGGATTTTCAATTTCAATTTCTTCCATTGCAACATCGATAGGTAAGTGAATGTGTACAGGACGACGTTCACGAATCGCTGCATTAATCACTCTAGGAATTTCGATTGTCGCGTTCTCAGGTGTAATGTACGCTTGTGCTGTAGTAATAGGTTCAAACATTTGGCGATAACTATCGAACTTGCCTTCACCAAGTGAATGGTGAACGTATTTGCCAGCATTTTCAACGGCTCTTGTTGGTGCACCAGTTAGGGCGATAACAGGCACACGTTCTGCATAAGAACCTGCGATACCGTTCACTGCACTTAATTCACCTACACCAAACGTAGTAACAAGGACGCCAAGCCCATTAATACGCGCATAACCATCTGCTGCATAACTACCATTTAATTCGTTTGTAGTTCCGATCCAATTCACGCCATCATGACGCACAATATCGTCTAAGAATGCTAAGTTGAAATCGCCAGGCACACCAAAGATTTTATCTACGCCTGCCGCTTGTACTGAATCCATTAAATATTGTCCTACACGTCGTTTCATATTCATTCCACCTTTTTCTATATTTATAATACACTTACACTATAATTGCTCTTAGAATTAAAGTCAACCAACTTGACCTATTAATGACCTTTTTCTGAAAATTGATTATAATGTGTATAATAATTCGCAATATAAAGGAAAGAAGATTATGGATAGTAATAAAAAAGATTATGAACATATGTTGTTTTATTTCGCATACAAGACATTCATTACTGCAGCTGATGAAATTATTGAAAAATATGGCATGAGTCGTCAGCACCATCGCTTTTTATTTTTCATAAATAAATTACCGGGCATTACAATTAAACAATTATTGAAGACATTAGAAATTTCAAAGCAGGGTTCTCATGCGACATTGCGCAAATTGAAAGAAGAGGGATTAATTATTGAACAGACTTCAGAAGAGGATCGTCGCGTTAAACAGCTCTTCCCAACCCCTAAAGGAAGCAAGCTCATCGATAAGTTAAACAAAGCTCAAGATGATTTAATGCAAAGCACCTTTCAAAAAGTAGGCCACGACTGGTACGCCATCATGGAAGAACTCTCTAATCATCGAGAAGGATTTCAAAATATTCAACATTTAAAAGACGAGGAATAAATATTTAAAGCATTAGGATGTTTATTAAATGACATTCTAATGCTTTTTTTATGCTTTTAATCGACATAAATAAATATTTTGTATTACATTTCAAAAATATTGTGTAACAACTTAAAATAGATATTGTATTTTCAAAATAATTAAGTAATATTAAAAATGTAATATAAATTATTTAAGGAGAATGTTGGGGATACGTAAATGAAAAAGATAAAACTAAATACGTCAATTGTAACTAATAAGTGGCTAATGGGAATAGCTACTACTGCAATCGGAATAAGTACATTTAGTCTTTTGCAAGATCAGGCACATGCAGCTGAACATAATTATCAAAAAATGCAACAAAATGCACCATTAAATAAAAGTAATTGGGATAACGAAGGAATGGATAGTCAAAGCAACTATACTTATGATGAGACTAATACAATTAAGCAAAGTGATAATGAGGATACTTCATCATATCTTAGTGAAGATGAAATCGCAGAATTGGCTAATGAACCTGATACTGATTTAACTTCAATAATGAAACAACCTAAGCCATCACCTGCACCTGTAATGGAGAAATCTACTTTAAATACCAATAATAAACAAATCAATTCAAATACTAATATCATTTCAAAACCAGCACCTAGTAATAAGCCAAGTACACCGTCTAAACCAGTTCTGAATTCTATAAAAAGTAATAATAAAGTCCAAACATCTACAATAAAGCCAAAACCTAAATCAACTATTGTAAACAAACAAAGTACAAATACTAAACCATCATCTCAATATAAAGTTAAAAAACCATCAACAAGTCAAACAGTGAAAAAATCAAATGTTAAGCCAACAGCAAAACCAGTTTCAAAAAAACAAAGTAATACAAAAAATGTAAAGAAAACATCTAGTACAAAAGCAACTCTACCGAAAAAAGCAGTCACAGTTTATAAAACAAGTACAAAAGCAAAAAAAACTGTATCGACGAAATCAGTGAAAAAAGTGACAACAAAGACAACAACATCAAAAGCCAAACCAACAACTAAAACTACTGTGCATAAAAAAGTGACACCACCGGCTTATCAATTAGGCAAAGTAAAACCTACAGATACTTATAGATCAATGTCTGATTTATTTGCCCATACAACACAAGGGATAGATTGGCAAAAAGAGCGTTCTAATAAAAATAGTAATGTACTTATATTTGCACCTCATGGAGGAAATATTGAAAAAGGAACTACCGAGTTAGCAAAAGCAATTGCTAATAAAGGAAATTACGATTATTACGCTTTCAATGCAATTAGAAATGGTAATAATAAAGCATTACATGTTACATCAACAAACTATGATGACAAAGACTTAATTAATACTAATTATAATAGAGATGTTTCAGTATCTGTGCATGGCGCAGGCCAAGCACAAGGATATAATACAGTATTAATGGGTGGAAGAGATACGCAATTACTAGGATTAATTTCCCAAGAATTGAAAAAATTCAAATTCAACGTTCAACGTGCAACAGGGTATCTAGCAGGGACAGATGCAAATAATATTGTAAACTTTAATAAAAAAGGCATGGGCGTACAATTAGAAATCACGCCTGATATCCGTAAGTCATTTTTTAAAGATGGCAATGATGCCTCAGTAGCACGTAAAGTAGTAACAAATTGGACATCAAGAATGGATAATTTTGCGACAGCAGTAAGTAACGCTATTAAAAAATATAAGTTTTAATGCAAAAAGCTAGATATCAAAATCATCATTTTGATATCTAGCTTTTAGATCTTTAGAAATTAGAATTTTTTAGCTAATTCTTTCGCTTCAGCAATTGAGGCTGCTTTAATTTCTTCTGTTTTTTCTGGTTCAGCATTGTGACCTTCAATAATAATTGTTTCATATGAAGGCACGCCTAAGAATGTCATGATATTTCTTAAGTAGCGATCGCCACTTTCCACTTCAGCAGCTGGACCTTCAGTGTAATAACCACCACGTGATTGAATGTGTAAAGCTTTTTTATCGGTTAAAAGACCTTGAGGACCTTCAGCTGTATATTTGAAAGTTTTACCTGCAATAGAAATCGCATCAATATATGCTTTTAATACAGGAGGGAATGATAAGTTCCACATTGGTGATACGAATACATATTTATCAGCTGCTAAAAATTCATCAAGAATTTCGCTTAAACGATTTACTTTTTGTTGTTCGTCACTAGTTAATTCATCACCGTTACGTAATTTACCCCAGCCAGTTAAGACATCTTTGTCGATCATAGGAATGTCTTCTTTAAATAAGTCGATATGTTTTACTTCATCGCTAGGATGATTTTCTTTATAAGCATCTACAAATGTTTTACCAGCTGCCATTGAATTAGATGTTAATTCATCTAAAGGATGTGCTGTAATATATAATAGTTTAGTCACAATAGTTCTCCTCAAATAATAATTATTTCGAAATCGATATAATTAATATATTCGATTTTCACATTATTGCAATACTTTTGTGAAAAAATCAGTCGAATGGGGTATATAATTTGTTATGTAATCTTTAAAAACGTTATTAAGTAAGTGTATAATATAGATGTATTTAGATTCATTACATATAGAAGAAATCTAATCAGTGTAGAACCTTAAAGGAGTGATAGACATGAGAGGATTATTAATTGCATTAGTTTTAGGTGTAGCTGCATTTATCGGTTTCAAAAAATATCAAAATAAAGTTAACGAAATGCCTAATATTGAATATTAAAATAATAAGTCGAGATGTTTTCGTATAGAAAATGTCTTGGCTTTTTATAATTTATGAAATATACATAATAATTATTAAATTTAGATAAATTGAAACAACCTTAATTTAATAATGTATATATTAGTTTCTGGATAGGCTAATTAATTTTATTTATATATATCGAAAAAATTAATGATTTTCTTTTAAAACGACACATCCTGACCGGTCAATATTATATAATGACGGGAGGTGCTTATCCAATCAATCTACTCGGATTAATTGGATATTTAATAAAATATGAAAATTTACATGATATTTACACAAACTTAAATGTTATTTCTAAAACTTTAGATAAGATGAACTGTAATGATTTTTTAAGATCATTCAAAGCATTTATTAGAGAATTAGTAATTGATCAGATTTCTAAAGTAAAAATCTCAGTAAAATACATATTTTATATTTTGAAATTGTGTTGTAAAAACATATATAAAAATATAAAATTAATACCGAAATCAATCATTGGAGGTAAACATGGAAAACTCATTAGATTTATCAAAATTTATTTCAGCTATTAAAAAAAATTGGAAACTAATTATTTTATTGCCAATTATTTTTATGCTGATTAGTTTATTAATTACTATGTTTTTAATGAAGCCCAAATATGAGGCGAATACACAAGTGTTAGTTAATCAAAAAGAAAAAAATTCTGAGTTAATGGCTCAAGAAGTACAAAGCAATATTCAATTAGTTAATACATATACTGAAATTGTTAAAAGTCCTCGTATTTTAGATGAAGTTGCAAAGAAAAACAAAAAATATTCAGCTAGTGATATAAAAGGAATGCTAACAGTTACTACTCAGGCTGAATCACAAATTCTAAATATTAATGTACGAAATGGAAGCAAACATGATGCTGAGAAAGTAGCAAATGAAATTGCTGATGTTTTTAGCAATAAAATGCCAGATATTATGAATGTGAACAATGTTTCAGTTTTATCATCTGCAAATGGTACAGCTTCAAAAGTATCTCCTAATATGCTCATTAATTTGGTTGTTGGATTAATTTTAGGAGTGATTATAGCATTAATAATCATTATATTAAAAGAATTATTTGATAAACGTATTAGAACAGAAGAAGACGTAGAAAATGAATTAAATATTCCAGTACTAGGTTCTATTCAAAAACTTAAATAAGGAGAAAAATTATGGCAAAAGAAACTAAAAGAAAAAAATTGGAAACGCCTCTATTTGTGCATGATAAACCTAAGTCAACTGTAAGTGAAAAGTTTAGAGGTATTCGATCAAACATAATGTTTTCAGGTACTAAAGGAGAAATTAAAAGTATAATTGTTACTTCTGAAAAACCAGCTGCAGGTAAAAGTATAATTTCAGCAAATATTGCAATAACTTATGCTCAAGCAGGTTATAAAACACTAATTATAGATGGGGATATGCGTAAACCTACCCAACATTACCATTTTGAAACTTCGAATTATGATGGTTTATCAAACTTAATAATTGGTAAGTCTGATTATGATAAAGCGATCCGTCAAACTCGTGTAGATAATTTAGATTTATTAACATCAGGTCCTGTACCTCCTAATCCGTCAGAACTAATTGCTTCAGAAAATTTCGAAAAACATTTTAGAAATTTAAGCGAAATATATGATTTTATCCTGATTGATACTCCACCAGTAGTTTCAGTAACAGATGCACAAGTATTTTTACAATATGTACCTGAATGTGTGTTAGTAATCGATTCAGAAAAAAATAATAAAGATGAGGTCAAAAAAGCTAAAAACTTAGTATTAAATGCAGATGGACACATTTTAGGAGCTGTTTTAAATAAAACACCAAAAGATAAATCTTCAAGTTACTATTATTATTACGGAGATGAGTCGTAAAATGATTGATATACACAACCATATTTTTATTGGTGTGGACGATGGACCAAGCACTAAAGAAGATATGATCAACCTTATTAAACAAGGGAAAGGGGAAGGGGTTACAGATATCATTGTTACCCCTCACCATCTTAGTCCTACTTTTGATAATGAATATTCCATAGTAGAACAAAAATTAAATGAAATACAGGAAATGGATGAGTTTAAAGAGTTGAATGTGAATTTGTATCCAGGTCAAGAAATTCGGATTAGTGATCAAATAATTCCTCAACTTGAAAATGGAGAAGCTATCGGTCTTAATAAATCTAAATATTTACTTATTGAATTGCCTTCTGGTAGAGTCCCACACTATACGAGTCGTTTATTTTTTGAATTACAATCTAAAGGTTATGTACCTATTATTGCTCATCCTGAAAGAAATAAAGAGATAAGTCAAAATTTAGATGTATTATTTGATTTAATAAATGGTGGAGCACTTAGTCAACTTACATCAGCTTCTTTAATAGGAGTCCACGGAAAAAAAATACAGAAAATTTCTTTACAAATGCTTGAAAATAATTTAGTACATTTTATTGCTTCTGATGCCCATCATAGTGTAAATAGGCCTTTTATAATGAAAAGTTTATTTGAAGATAAAAAATTAAATAAATATGCCGAAGAAATAAATAAATTAATTGATAACGCTAAAATGATTATCAATAATAAAGATTTAGCTAAAAAGCAACCTACTCAAGAATATAAATCAAAAAAATTTCTCGGCTTATTTTAAATTGATGGAAAGTAAGTTAGGAGGATGAAAGTGGATAAATTAAGTTCAAGAGGACGATTACTATTATTTATAATAATTGATTCTCTAATTGTAGCTTTTTCAGTGTTTATTTGTTACAACATTTTGGAACCGTATTTTAGAGGGTATTCACACCAAGTTTTAATATTAACATCAATAATTTTGTTAATATCACATCATGTTTTTGCATATATATTTAACTTGTATCATCGTGCTTGGGAATACGCAAGTGTGAATGAATTATTATTAATAGTAGAATCAGTAACTTGTTCGATTCTAGTAACAATCATTACTGTGCCAATTTTTACTGGTCATCCACCATTCATGAGACTATATCTCATCACATGGATGATGCACTTAATATTTATCGGTGGTTCAAGAATATCATTTAGACTTACTAGAAAATATGTTAGTGGTAAAAATTATAAGAAAAAACCAACTTTAATTGTAGGGGCTGGTCAAGGTGGTTCCTTATTAATAAGACAAATGTTAAGAAGTCCAGATATGGGTCTAGAACCAGTTTTAGCAGTAGATGACGACCCTCAAAAACGTAAATTAGCCATTGCTGGTGGAGTTAAAGTTCAAGGAACTATTGATGACATCCCTAACTTAGTAAATAAATTTAGAATTAAAAGAATTATAATTGCTATTCCGACTTTAAAATCTGAGAGATTAAAAGAAATAAATGACATTTGCAATAGCACTGGGATAGAGCTGTTTAAAATGCCGAGTATTGAGCACGTATTATCAGGTGAATTGGAAGTAAATCAACTTAGAAAAGTTGAAGTTGAAGATTTATTGGGTAGAGAACCAGTAGAATTGGATATGGCTATGATTTCAAAAGAACTTACTCATAAAACTATTTTAGTAACAGGGGCCGGAGGATCAATTGGTTCTGAAATTTGTAGACAAGTATGTAAATTTGAACCAGAAAGTATCTTATTATTGGGCCATGGAGAAAATAGTATTTATCTGATTCATCAAGAATTAATAAATCAATATAAAGATAGAATAAAAATTATTCCAATTATTGCTGATATTCAAAACGGTAATAGAATTCAAGAAATAATGAGTGAATTCAAACCTTACGCTGTATATCATGCTGCTGCACATAAACATGTGCCATTAATGGAATATAATCCAATTGAAGCTTTTAAAAATAATGTACTGGGTACTAGAAATGTAGCCACTGCTGCTAAAAATGCAGGTGTAAGAAAATTCGTCATGGTTTCAACAGATAAAGCAGTAAATCCACCTAATGTTATGGGCGCATCTAAGCGTATGGCAGAAATGGTAGTACAGAGTTTAAACGATAGAAATAGTAAGACGGATTTTGTGGCGGTAAGATTTGGTAACGTATTAGGCTCTCGTGGTTCAGTAATACCATTGTTTAAAAAGCAAATCGCTGCTGGGGGCCCTGTTACAGTAACACATCCAGATATGACACGATATTTTATGACAATACCAGAAGCCTCCAGATTAGTATTGCAAGCTGGGGCTCTAGCTCAAGGTGGAGAAGTATTTGTTTTAGATATGGGAGAACCGGTGAAAATTGTAGACTTAGCCCGAAACTTAATAAGATTAAGTGGTAAAACTGAAGATGAAATTGGAATTAAATTTTCTGGTGTGCGGCCTGGTGAAAAATTATATGAGGAATTACTTAACGAAGATGAAATACATCCAGAACAAGTATATGAAAAAATTTATCGTGGAAAAGTTTCTACTATCAATTCAAATGAGTTAGAAAGTATTATATGTAATTTACAAAATAATTTTAATAAACAATTTTTAATAGATTTTGCAAATAACAAAAAGGATGGGATAAATAATGGAAAATAATACAAAAATTGGTGTAATCGGACTTGGATATGTGGGTATGCCATTAGCTGTGGCATTTGCGGAGAAATTTGAAGTAGTTGGATTTGATATTGATAAAGAAAAAGTTGAAAAATACAATAATTTTATTGACCCAACTGGCGAAGTAGGATCAGAAGCTTTAAAACAAACAACAATGAAATTCACTTCAAACGAAGAAGACTTAAAAGATGTTAATTTTTATGTAATTACAGTACCAACTCCTATCAAACAAGATAATACTCCTAATTTAAAACCAATTGAAGGTGCTACTGAAACTGTAGGACGTTATTTATCAAAAGATGACGTAGTTGTCTATGAATCAACTGTTTATCCAGGAGTTACAGAAGATATTTGTTTACCTTTATTAGAAAAAGAATCAGGCTTAAAAGGGATTGAAGAATTTAAAGTTGGTTATTCTCCTGAAAGAATTAATCCAGGTGACAAGAAAAACACTGTGAAAAATATTGTTAAAATTGTTTCTGGAATTGATGAAGATGCATTAGAAAAAATTTCAAGTACTTATGGTGCAGTTATTGAAGCAGGAATTCATAAAGCTCCAAGTATCAAAGTGGCTGAAAGCGCTAAAGTAGTTGAAAATAGCCAAAGAGATATTAATATTGCATTTATGAATGAATTATCACAAGTATTTAATAGAATGAATATTAATACATTTGATGTGATTGACGCTATGAATACAAAATGGAACGCTTTAGGATTCACACCAGGATTAGTAGGAGGACATTGCATTGGTGTAGATCCTTATTATTTTATTTACCAAGCAGAAAATGTAGGTTTCCATTCTCAAATTATAGCAGCTGGAAGAAAAATTAATAATTTTATGTCTACTTTCGTTGGAGAAAATTTAATTAAGGAATTAGTTAAAAATAAAATGGCTAACGATCCTAAGGTAGTTGTATTTGGCTTAACTTTTAAAGAAGATACACCAGACTTTAGAAATTCTAAAATTATAACAATGGTTGAAGAATTAAATGAATACGGAATTGAGCCATTGGTAGTAGATCCTTATATGGATGCTTTTAGACCTGAATATGAAAACATTAAAGCAAGTTACACATCCGATATTAAGGATATTAATTCTGAAATCGACGTTTTAGTTTACTCAGTAAATCATAAACAATTTAAAGAGTTAGACGACCAGAAATTCTTAGATTTATTAAACAAAAATCATTCAATTATTGTTGATTTAAAAAATAGATTTAAACATTATGAAAGCGACACTGTTTCTTATTGGTCATTATAATCTAAAAAACGGAGTGATATTATGAGTAAAAAAAATATTCCATTTTCACCACCAACTATTGAACAAAGTGATATTGATAAAGTTGTAGAAGTTCTAAAGTCTGGTTGGATTACTACTGGACCAAAGACTAAACAATTCGAAGAAAATATTACTGAATATGTTGGTAGCTCTAGAACAGTTGCTTTAAATTCTTGTACAGCTGCTTTAGAAATGACTTTAAGAGTATTAGGTATTGGCGAGGGCGATGAGGTTATCGTGCCTGCCTATACTTACACTGCAACTGCCTCTGTTGTGGCTCATACTGGCGCTACAATTAAAATGATAGATACTGCTAGAGATTCATTTGAAATGGACTATGATATTTTAAGTGAGTGTATAACTGAAAAAACTAAAGCTATTATTCCAGTAGATATAGCAGGGAAACCGGTAAACTATGATGTGATTTTCAATATTGTCGAACAGAAGAAAGAACTATTTAAGGCTGATAATAAATGGCAAGAAGCTTTTAATAGGGTAGTAGTTATTGCAGATGGTGCTCATTCGTTTGGAGCAAAAAGTCATAATATTTCAATTGGAAATATTGCAGATTTCACATGTTTTTCATTCCATGCTGTTAAAAACTTAACTACTGGAGAAGGTGGCGCAGTGACATGGAAAAAGAACTCGTCTCTTAATGATGATGAAATTTATCAGCAATATATGTTATTAAGTTTGCATGGCCAATCAAAAGATGCTCTTGCTAAGACTAAAGCAGGAAACTGGGAGTACGATATTATTGCTCCATTATATAAATGTAATATGACAGATATTCAAGCAGCAATTGGTATTACTCAGTTAGAAAGATATGAAGAGATTCTTGGAAGAAGAAAAGAAATTATTGCTATTTATGATAAAGTGTTAGATTCAAATAATATTGAAGTACTTCATCATTATGATAATGAAAGAGAATCATCAGGTCATTTATATCTAACTAGAGTAAAAGATATGACTGGTGAACAACGAAATCAAGTTATAGAAAAAATGGCTGAAAAAGGAATAGCTACAAATGTTCATTATAAACCGCTACCTTTGCTAACAGCATATAAAGACTTAGGCTTTGATATGCAAAATTATCCAAATGCATATAATCAATTTATAAATGAAATTACTTTGCCTCTACACTTACAAATCACTAATGAAGATGCTGAATATGTAGCTAAAACATTTTTAGAAGTAATAAATGAGGTGGTCAATTAATGGATTATAAAAATCAGTATAAGCGTGCTTTAGATATAACTTTATCATTAGTTGCTATGCCCGTCGTAGGTGCAGTTATAGTAGGAACTTCCGTATTAATAAAATTAGATGATAAAGGTGCAGTTTTTTTTAAAAGTTATCGTTTAGGCAAAAATAAATCTAAATTTTTAATGTATAAATTTAGATCAATGAAAATGAACGCACCAGATATTAGGAATGAAGATGGTTCTACTTATAACTCTGAAAATGATAGTCGTATTACAAGAGTAGGTAAGTTTATTAGAAAAACAAGTATTGATGAAATTCCTCAATTAATTAATGTTATTAAAGGCGATATGAGTCTTGTAGGAC encodes:
- a CDS encoding Wzz/FepE/Etk N-terminal domain-containing protein, with the protein product MENSLDLSKFISAIKKNWKLIILLPIIFMLISLLITMFLMKPKYEANTQVLVNQKEKNSELMAQEVQSNIQLVNTYTEIVKSPRILDEVAKKNKKYSASDIKGMLTVTTQAESQILNINVRNGSKHDAEKVANEIADVFSNKMPDIMNVNNVSVLSSANGTASKVSPNMLINLVVGLILGVIIALIIIILKELFDKRIRTEEDVENELNIPVLGSIQKLK
- a CDS encoding FMN-dependent NADH-azoreductase, which translates into the protein MTKLLYITAHPLDELTSNSMAAGKTFVDAYKENHPSDEVKHIDLFKEDIPMIDKDVLTGWGKLRNGDELTSDEQQKVNRLSEILDEFLAADKYVFVSPMWNLSFPPVLKAYIDAISIAGKTFKYTAEGPQGLLTDKKALHIQSRGGYYTEGPAAEVESGDRYLRNIMTFLGVPSYETIIIEGHNAEPEKTEEIKAASIAEAKELAKKF
- a CDS encoding poly-gamma-glutamate hydrolase family protein encodes the protein MKKIKLNTSIVTNKWLMGIATTAIGISTFSLLQDQAHAAEHNYQKMQQNAPLNKSNWDNEGMDSQSNYTYDETNTIKQSDNEDTSSYLSEDEIAELANEPDTDLTSIMKQPKPSPAPVMEKSTLNTNNKQINSNTNIISKPAPSNKPSTPSKPVLNSIKSNNKVQTSTIKPKPKSTIVNKQSTNTKPSSQYKVKKPSTSQTVKKSNVKPTAKPVSKKQSNTKNVKKTSSTKATLPKKAVTVYKTSTKAKKTVSTKSVKKVTTKTTTSKAKPTTKTTVHKKVTPPAYQLGKVKPTDTYRSMSDLFAHTTQGIDWQKERSNKNSNVLIFAPHGGNIEKGTTELAKAIANKGNYDYYAFNAIRNGNNKALHVTSTNYDDKDLINTNYNRDVSVSVHGAGQAQGYNTVLMGGRDTQLLGLISQELKKFKFNVQRATGYLAGTDANNIVNFNKKGMGVQLEITPDIRKSFFKDGNDASVARKVVTNWTSRMDNFATAVSNAIKKYKF
- a CDS encoding SE2200 family small protein, which produces MRGLLIALVLGVAAFIGFKKYQNKVNEMPNIEY
- a CDS encoding helix-turn-helix domain-containing protein, which codes for MDSNKKDYEHMLFYFAYKTFITAADEIIEKYGMSRQHHRFLFFINKLPGITIKQLLKTLEISKQGSHATLRKLKEEGLIIEQTSEEDRRVKQLFPTPKGSKLIDKLNKAQDDLMQSTFQKVGHDWYAIMEELSNHREGFQNIQHLKDEE
- a CDS encoding polysaccharide biosynthesis tyrosine autokinase, which encodes MAKETKRKKLETPLFVHDKPKSTVSEKFRGIRSNIMFSGTKGEIKSIIVTSEKPAAGKSIISANIAITYAQAGYKTLIIDGDMRKPTQHYHFETSNYDGLSNLIIGKSDYDKAIRQTRVDNLDLLTSGPVPPNPSELIASENFEKHFRNLSEIYDFILIDTPPVVSVTDAQVFLQYVPECVLVIDSEKNNKDEVKKAKNLVLNADGHILGAVLNKTPKDKSSSYYYYYGDES
- a CDS encoding alpha-keto acid decarboxylase family protein, with translation MKRRVGQYLMDSVQAAGVDKIFGVPGDFNLAFLDDIVRHDGVNWIGTTNELNGSYAADGYARINGLGVLVTTFGVGELSAVNGIAGSYAERVPVIALTGAPTRAVENAGKYVHHSLGEGKFDSYRQMFEPITTAQAYITPENATIEIPRVINAAIRERRPVHIHLPIDVAMEEIEIENPYEVALTPKQDLSRYVDMVANKLNHAKQPVIITGHEINSFHLHDELEQFVNKTNIPVAQLSLGKGAFNEENEHYIGIFDGKIADKDIKDYVNNSDVILNIGAKLTDSATAGFAYDFDIEDVIMLNHRNFKLGNIVEEDVTLPNLLADLNNIDYHYDGTFPTFKKAEEGNYELSDDALTQETYFKMMQEFIGGDDILLAEQGTSFFGSYELALPKDMSFIGQPLWGSIGYTLPSTLGTQMADASRRNVLLIGDGSLQLTVQELSTMIRHDIKPIIFVINNDGYTVERLIHGMEEPYNDIRMWDYKALPKVFGGDNVAVHDVKTSNDLKRVFDEINDAPDQMHFTEVTMNWDDAPEKLRDISKAFAEQNK